A stretch of the Gossypium hirsutum isolate 1008001.06 chromosome D07, Gossypium_hirsutum_v2.1, whole genome shotgun sequence genome encodes the following:
- the LOC107952740 gene encoding phenylacetaldehyde synthase, whose protein sequence is MENRLKPMDAEQLREYGHKMVDFIADYYKTIENFPVLSQVEPGYLRNLLPDSAPNQPDSFQHVLDDIQAKILPGVTHWQSPNYFAYYPSNSSVAGFVGEMLSAGLNIVGFSWIASPAATELEMIVLDWLAKMLKLPEDFLSAGQGGGVIQGTASEAVLVVLLAARDKVLRRVGKDALEKLVVYASDQTHSSLQKACQIAGIHPENCRLLKATSSTNYALSPEFLSETISQDLTIGLIPFFLCATVGTTSSTAVDPLLSLGKIAKSNGMWFHVDAAYAGSACVCPEFRHYMDGVEVADSFNMNAHKWFLTNFDCSALWVKDRSALVQALSTNPEYLKNKASQANMVVDYKDWQVPLGRRFRSLKLWMVLRLYGLENLQCYIRNHIKLAKHFENLIAQDPRFEVVTPRIFSLVCFRLLPVRNNESHGNKLNHQLLDAVNSTGSAFISHTVLSGKYILRFAVGAPLTEEKHVNAAWKVLQDKATSLLAESL, encoded by the exons AT GGAGAACAGGTTGAAGCCAATGGATGCTGAGCAGCTGAGAGAGTATGGTCACAAGATGGTTGATTTCATTGCTGATTATTACAAAACCATTGAGAATTTCCCTGTTCTCAGCCAAGTTGAG CCTGGATACCTTCGTAACTTGTTACCGGATTCTGCTCCTAATCAACCAGACTCTTTTCAGCATGTTCTTGATG ACATTCAAGCAAAGATATTGCCAGGGGTTACTCATTGGCAGAGCCCAAATTATTTTGCATACTATCCTTCCAATAGCAGCGTTGCTGGATTTGTGGGAGAAATGCTGAGTGCTGGTCTCAATATTGTTGGTTTCAGTTGGATTGCATCTCCTGCTGCTACAGAGCTTGAAATGATTGTTTTGGATTGGCTTGCTAAGATGCTTAAGCTACCTGAAGACTTCCTTTCAGCAG GACAAGGTGGTGGAGTGATACAGGGCACAGCAAGTGAAGCTGTTCTTGTTGTACTATTGGCTGCTCGTGACAAGGTTTTGAGGAGGGTTGGAAAAGATGCACTTGAAAAGCTTGTAGTTTATGCTTCTGATCAGACGCATTCTTCTTTGCAAAAAGCTTGTCAG ATAGCAGGAATCCATCCTGAGAATTGCAGGCTTCTAAAGGCAACCTCTTCTACTAACTATGCACTTTCACCAGAGTTTCTGAGTGAAACAATTTCACAAGACCTGACCATTGGGTTGATTCCATTCTTTTTATGTGCCACT GTTGGCACTACTTCGTCAACTGCCGTTGATCCTTTGCTGTCTCTAGGAAAGATTGCTAAG AGTAATGGAATGTGGTTCCATGTCGATGCTGCATATGCTGGAAGCGCTTGTGTATGCCCGGAATTCCGTCATTACATGGATGGTGTTGAAGTGGCTGACTCTTTCAACATGAATGCACATAAGTGGTTTCTAACTAATTTTGATTGTTCTGCACTATGGGTAAAG GATAGAAGTGCTTTGGTTCAGGCCCTCTCTACAAATCCAGAGTATCTGAAGAATAAG GCCTCTCAAGCAAACATGGTTGTAGATTACAAGGATTGGCAAGTTCCTCTTGGACGTCGGTTTAG ATCACTGAAACTATGGATGGTATTACGACTGTATGGCTTGGAAAACCTGCAATGCTATATAAGAAATCATATCAAGTTGGCCAAACATTTTGAGAACCTGATTGCTCAAGACCCAAGATTTGAG GTTGTCACCCCCAGGATATTTTCTTTAGTTTGTTTCCGCCTTCTGCCGGTTCGCAACAATGAATCTCATGGTAACAAATTGAACCATCAACTTTTAGATGCTGTAAACTCAACAGGGAGTGCCTTCATATCTCATACG GTTTTATCAGGTAAATACATACTAAGATTTGCTGTAGGCGCCCCATTGACTGAAGAGAAGCACGTGAATGCAGCATGGAAAGTTTTGCAAGACAAGGCCACTTCCTTACTAGCAGAATCCTTGTGA